The stretch of DNA agcTAAGATTTTGGACTCTATCAGtccttttatataaatgtatgggATTTTCACCACTTCATCATCTGGTTTGTCTTTGGCTGAGCAAGAACTACACATGGATCACAGTACATGGATTAGTTTGTGAATCCATCTCTCTGTCATCATCATCAGGACTCCAGTGTGAAGTGTGTTCAGTGCGGTAACAGAGCCATGATCACCAGATACTCAGAGGGTTACGGCACAGAGGTGAGCGCACGTTTCTggatgtatgagtgtgtgtgtgtgtgtgtgtgtgtgtgtgtttatacgtGTGACTCATGTTTCAGGAGGAGTGTGTCCAGCCTCATCTTCAGGGAGACAGCGATGCAGATGCAGACATCGAGGACACGGACAGCAGGTGTgtgattgacacacacacacacacacacacatgcccacaCATGTGTATGGAATACTtgtattttgtacaattttataaacttgtcaaatacatttcaattcaattcaccaCACCGCGTCCACTTCTTCAGCTCACGTTCTGCTTTGTGATTCGTTCAGGCTCCAGATTGTGGGCTCCCTCCAGCGAATCAGCTCCCGGAAGAGAAAGCGTCAGCGAATCACGCGGCAGGACACAACGGAGAGTGAAGACGATGGTGGGCGGAGCCACAGGACGCACCGCTGGAGTCTACGACTCAGTCCTCATCGCACACATAACAGGACCTTCCTGGAGGTGAATCCTGTCGCCTCATGACATCTGACCAGATAaactaatattatatattgtgtaaaGGGCACATGTCTAGTTAAACCAGTGTTTTGAACCACATTATGGAAGCAGACAGATTTCAGTTTCAGTATTGACTGGATTCTTCTGTGTTTGATATTGTCTGTCTTGAAGGAGAGTGTTTCTCAGGTGCGTCCGCTGGTAATCTGTCGCTGTGCAGCTCAAGAGACCGTCCCGGACCACAAACCCCACGGTGGACGATGGCCCCTGACACTGTTCCCcgttcctctttctctctctgtgtcctgTTATCTGCTCATCGTGCCTCTCTCCGTGTCCATTATCATCGTTCTCGTGTCTGTCCTCCTGCCGCTCACAGATACTTGACATTGCCTTGAACATCACTGCATAACCCTCTTTACAGTGTAGATCGATTCATTTCTTTTAGTTGTGTCTATGTTTACTGTACAGTGTAAAACACCCTTTTATACAGTGTCatctaagtcataattatgagataaaatcaAAAGTGTGGCACCAagtcataattatataaaacgGCAAAAATATGACATACTTATAAACTATAACTTATTACATATATAAGTTAtagttttgaaataaaaaaggcaaaatgtCGAACAACCGAGTCCATTATGAGatacaaaaatgtcaaataatgacaaaaattacataaTACCAAGTCATTATGAGATGAAGagtcaaaattataatttgtcacatttataggataatataaaaaaattatcaattatgagataaatataaaaattatcttatgacacaaaaatgtttaaattatgaaAGTCATTACAAATTACAAGATTACAAAAATCAACATGCCATACAAAGTCATTATgagataaatgtcaaaatgttgatATACCAGGTCACATTTATGAGATAAGTCAAACATATGACAAAAATCGTAATAAGTCAAAATGATGAGATAAAGGAAGTCTTTATTTCTATCAAAATTATGGCTTAGTATGGcatatttataactttttatgtcataattatgacat from Carassius auratus strain Wakin unplaced genomic scaffold, ASM336829v1 scaf_tig00027279, whole genome shotgun sequence encodes:
- the LOC113079182 gene encoding uncharacterized protein LOC113079182 isoform X2, translated to MEVIRRTHSDSNGLFSDHDCQDSSVKCVQCGNRAMITRYSEGYGTEEECVQPHLQGDSDADADIEDTDSRLQIVGSLQRISSRKRKRQRITRQDTTESEDDGGRSHRTHRWSLRLSPHRTHNRTFLEESVSQVRPLVICRCAAQETVPDHKPHGGRWPLTLFPVPLSLSVSCYLLIVPLSVSIIIVLVSVLLPLTDT
- the LOC113079182 gene encoding uncharacterized protein LOC113079182 isoform X1 — its product is MEVIRRTHSDSNGLFSDHDCQDTGACGRTTGVCLCEHQLPQDDSSVKCVQCGNRAMITRYSEGYGTEEECVQPHLQGDSDADADIEDTDSRLQIVGSLQRISSRKRKRQRITRQDTTESEDDGGRSHRTHRWSLRLSPHRTHNRTFLEESVSQVRPLVICRCAAQETVPDHKPHGGRWPLTLFPVPLSLSVSCYLLIVPLSVSIIIVLVSVLLPLTDT